One Acidobacteriota bacterium DNA segment encodes these proteins:
- a CDS encoding polyprenol monophosphomannose synthase: MPDLIVPLIDEAASTPQLALVIPTFNEAGNITPLLERVAAALGPAGITYEVIVVDDESSDATAERVRDVSARDAHVRLIIRKDERGLASAVVRGWQNSQAAVLGVMDADLQHPPELLPELWRAMQSGAGADLALASRYVPSASTKGWSLTRRLLSVVGIWTTGFVLPKERRVSDPASGFFLVRRQAIAGVPLAAQGFKLLLEILVLMKPVRGSIGRVVEVPFQFGVRQAGKSKGSAGVVVDYFVLLWKLRRVGAAASAGADSAADNNGPDARIK; encoded by the coding sequence ATGCCTGACCTGATCGTCCCGTTGATAGACGAAGCAGCGTCCACGCCGCAGCTCGCGCTCGTGATCCCTACTTTCAACGAGGCAGGGAACATCACGCCGCTACTCGAGCGCGTTGCAGCGGCCCTCGGGCCGGCCGGCATCACGTACGAAGTCATCGTGGTGGACGACGAGTCCTCTGACGCTACCGCCGAGCGCGTGCGTGACGTCTCCGCGCGGGATGCGCACGTGCGGTTGATCATCCGCAAGGACGAGCGAGGTCTAGCGTCAGCGGTGGTCCGCGGCTGGCAAAATTCGCAAGCGGCAGTGCTGGGCGTGATGGACGCCGACCTGCAACATCCGCCCGAACTTCTCCCCGAGTTGTGGCGCGCCATGCAGTCCGGCGCCGGCGCCGATCTTGCTCTCGCCAGCCGCTACGTGCCCAGCGCATCCACGAAGGGATGGAGCCTCACGCGGCGACTGCTTTCGGTCGTCGGAATATGGACCACCGGTTTCGTGCTGCCGAAAGAGCGGCGCGTCTCTGACCCGGCCTCGGGATTTTTTCTGGTCCGGCGCCAGGCGATCGCCGGCGTGCCGCTGGCGGCGCAGGGATTCAAGCTGCTGCTCGAGATACTGGTCCTGATGAAACCTGTCCGCGGAAGCATCGGCCGAGTGGTCGAAGTCCCCTTCCAGTTCGGTGTCCGCCAGGCAGGCAAGAGCAAAGGCAGCGCCGGCGTGGTGGTCGATTACTTTGTTCTGCTGTGGAAACTGCGGCGGGTGGGCGCGGCGGCCTCCGCAGGCGCGGACAGCGCCGCGGATAACAACGGCCCCGATGCCCGTATAAAATGA
- a CDS encoding RNA polymerase sigma factor gives MLPEQDQRISEAVEREQSRLRNFIRRRVPDPRDAEDILQDVFYKLVEANRLLMPIEHVTGWLFRVARNRITDLFRERRPESFSVASIAGKDADDAELLQLEGLRFEDLLPSPDAGPEALYARQMLLDELESAVEELPEEQRAVFVAHELEGLSFKQIAAATGVSVNTLLSRKRYAVLHLRERLQEIYDEFTKA, from the coding sequence ATGCTACCCGAACAAGACCAGCGGATCTCCGAAGCGGTCGAGCGGGAGCAGTCCCGGCTGCGCAATTTCATTCGCCGGCGCGTGCCCGACCCACGCGATGCCGAGGACATTCTGCAGGACGTCTTCTACAAGCTGGTGGAAGCGAACCGCTTGCTCATGCCGATCGAGCACGTTACCGGCTGGCTGTTTCGCGTGGCGCGCAATCGCATCACCGATCTCTTCCGCGAGCGACGGCCGGAGAGCTTCAGCGTTGCCTCGATCGCGGGCAAGGATGCGGACGACGCCGAACTGCTGCAGCTCGAAGGTCTTCGATTCGAAGACCTGCTGCCTTCGCCCGATGCCGGACCGGAGGCGCTTTACGCTCGCCAGATGCTGCTCGACGAGCTCGAGTCAGCGGTCGAGGAGTTGCCGGAGGAGCAGCGCGCCGTGTTCGTGGCACACGAGCTCGAAGGACTGAGCTTCAAGCAGATCGCTGCCGCGACGGGAGTGAGTGTGAACACACTGCTCTCGCGCAAACGCTATGCGGTGCTGCATCTGCGCGAGCGCTTGCAAGAGATTTACGACGAATTCACGAAAGCATGA
- a CDS encoding DUF4440 domain-containing protein, translated as MLGCGHAKPAADLSQEEAAIRTTDAQWLAAAKARDVEKSISFWSDDATILQPEAPPIVGKAAIRKYVSEAFASPDFSISFTTDKVVVAAAGDMAYETGTDVMTFREPHGRLVTLRNRGVVVWRKQPDGSWKAAIDIWNAGPSAVRER; from the coding sequence ATGCTCGGGTGTGGCCACGCAAAGCCCGCGGCGGACCTCAGCCAGGAAGAGGCTGCGATCCGCACCACAGATGCGCAGTGGCTGGCGGCGGCAAAGGCGCGAGACGTCGAGAAGTCCATCTCTTTTTGGTCCGATGACGCCACCATCTTGCAGCCCGAAGCTCCGCCGATCGTAGGCAAGGCCGCGATCCGCAAGTACGTGTCGGAAGCGTTCGCTTCCCCCGACTTCTCCATCAGCTTCACCACCGATAAAGTGGTCGTCGCCGCCGCGGGCGACATGGCCTACGAGACGGGCACCGATGTGATGACCTTCCGCGAACCACATGGAAGATTGGTTACCCTCAGGAATCGCGGCGTGGTCGTCTGGCGAAAACAGCCCGACGGCTCGTGGAAGGCGGCCATCGACATTTGGAACGCAGGGCCGTCCGCCGTTCGCGAGAGGTAA
- a CDS encoding DUF3106 domain-containing protein, translating to MRPRVKRMIFIAPLAILGMLLFVFIGGEIVLHLWNWLLPELFGWREVTFWQALGLLVLCRILFGGTGWKGSGRSGYRRRMAERWEKMTPEERERVRQGWRGRWGFVPPAGESKQQ from the coding sequence ATGAGACCGAGAGTGAAGCGAATGATCTTCATCGCGCCGCTGGCCATCCTGGGGATGCTGCTATTTGTCTTCATCGGCGGTGAGATCGTGCTGCACCTGTGGAATTGGCTGCTGCCGGAGCTCTTCGGCTGGCGCGAGGTCACCTTTTGGCAAGCGCTAGGACTGCTGGTGCTGTGCCGCATCCTCTTCGGCGGAACGGGATGGAAGGGTTCCGGCCGCTCCGGTTATCGCCGCCGCATGGCCGAGCGCTGGGAGAAGATGACGCCGGAGGAGCGGGAACGCGTCCGGCAAGGCTGGCGCGGACGGTGGGGATTCGTGCCACCGGCCGGCGAGAGCAAGCAGCAATGA
- a CDS encoding dienelactone hydrolase family protein has protein sequence MRRVISLFVGSLLLATAAFAATSQPVSYKSGGDTVQGLLFKPAQAKGKLPAIVVIHEWYGLNDWVKEQAGKLADQGYVTLAVDLYRGKVATTSDEAHELMRGLPDDRALRDLRAAVSYLTGRKDVDGKRIGAIGWCMGGGKAALLAANEPTLRAVAINYGSVPADEASLKNWNAATLGLFGGKDRGIPPESAQKFEATMKQLGKDVGVHIYPEAGHGFENPNNQAGYRADDAADAWKRITEFFAKKLKR, from the coding sequence ATGAGGAGAGTCATTTCTCTTTTTGTCGGATCGTTGCTGCTCGCCACCGCGGCCTTTGCCGCGACCTCGCAGCCGGTGAGCTATAAGAGCGGCGGCGACACGGTGCAAGGCTTGCTCTTCAAGCCCGCGCAGGCGAAGGGCAAGCTGCCCGCCATCGTGGTGATCCACGAGTGGTATGGGTTGAACGACTGGGTGAAGGAGCAGGCCGGGAAGCTCGCCGACCAGGGCTACGTCACGCTCGCGGTGGACCTATACCGCGGCAAGGTCGCCACCACATCTGACGAAGCGCACGAGCTGATGCGCGGGCTGCCGGACGATCGCGCGCTCCGCGACCTGCGGGCGGCGGTGAGTTACCTCACCGGGCGCAAAGACGTGGACGGGAAGCGCATCGGCGCTATCGGATGGTGCATGGGGGGCGGCAAAGCCGCGCTGCTGGCGGCGAATGAGCCCACGCTGCGCGCCGTCGCCATCAATTACGGCAGTGTTCCCGCCGACGAAGCGAGCCTGAAGAACTGGAACGCGGCGACGCTCGGACTGTTCGGCGGCAAAGACCGCGGCATCCCGCCGGAATCGGCGCAGAAGTTCGAAGCCACGATGAAGCAGCTCGGCAAAGATGTGGGGGTCCACATCTATCCGGAGGCCGGCCATGGCTTCGAGAACCCGAACAACCAGGCAGGCTACCGCGCCGACGACGCTGCCGACGCGTGGAAGCGCATCACCGAGTTCTTTGCCAAGAAGCTGAAGCGCTGA
- a CDS encoding ABC transporter ATP-binding protein has protein sequence MACIEARGLRKTFGKTVALDGIDLRVEEGRILGLIGPNGAGKTTALNAILGLTPYQGELRVLGRDPWNERDRLMRDVCFISDVAVLPRWMRVSQALDYVAGVHPRFDRAKAEGFLAKTTINRGSKVRELSKGMVTQLHLALVMAIDARLLVLDEPTLGLDILYRKQFYDTLLGDYFDRNRTILMTTHQVEEVEHVFTDVMFIDRGRIVFQSSMEDVEARYLEVMVRPEQAAAAQALKPIYERPALGRSVMLFRLGSDAGSDAVERERLAALGEVRTPSIADLFVAIVGGGQEQVFGKQGASQ, from the coding sequence ATGGCATGCATAGAAGCACGCGGCCTCCGCAAGACCTTCGGTAAGACCGTCGCGCTGGATGGCATCGATCTGCGGGTCGAAGAAGGGCGCATCCTCGGGCTCATCGGTCCGAACGGCGCCGGCAAGACCACCGCGCTCAACGCCATCCTCGGACTCACTCCCTATCAGGGAGAGCTCAGGGTGCTGGGCCGCGATCCGTGGAACGAACGCGACCGGCTGATGCGCGACGTTTGCTTCATCTCCGACGTCGCCGTGCTGCCACGCTGGATGCGGGTCTCGCAGGCGCTCGACTACGTCGCCGGCGTGCATCCGCGCTTCGATCGCGCGAAAGCGGAAGGCTTCCTCGCAAAGACCACCATCAACCGCGGCAGCAAGGTCAGGGAATTGTCGAAGGGCATGGTGACGCAACTGCACCTCGCCCTGGTGATGGCCATCGACGCGCGCCTGCTGGTGCTCGACGAGCCCACGCTCGGCCTCGACATCCTCTATCGCAAGCAGTTCTACGACACGCTGCTTGGCGATTACTTCGACCGCAACCGCACCATCCTGATGACCACGCACCAGGTGGAGGAGGTCGAGCACGTCTTCACCGACGTGATGTTCATCGACCGTGGACGCATCGTGTTCCAGTCGAGCATGGAAGATGTGGAGGCGCGCTACCTGGAAGTGATGGTGCGTCCCGAGCAGGCCGCCGCGGCACAAGCGCTCAAGCCGATCTATGAGCGCCCGGCGTTGGGCCGCAGCGTCATGCTGTTCAGACTTGGATCCGACGCTGGATCCGACGCCGTCGAGCGCGAGCGGCTCGCCGCCTTGGGCGAGGTGCGCACGCCGAGCATCGCCGACCTGTTCGTCGCTATCGTTGGTGGCGGCCAGGAACAGGTCTTTGGAAAGCAAGGAGCGTCGCAATGA
- a CDS encoding response regulator transcription factor, with amino-acid sequence MAAKPKIRIVIADDHAVLRESLAALLESQPDFEVVGKAANGTEALELARKEKPEILVLDLFMPDPDGFEVLRTIDRSGQFVHSVVLTGSESQLDYAQAVRFGARGLVLKGDDPTKLFTAIRAVVAGELALSDDLAQQVLSTIEDSRGQNSALARLSDRERQIAFLVARGMKNKDIGVELGISENTVKRHLQSTFSKTGARDRLELAVMALSEIKAA; translated from the coding sequence ATGGCTGCGAAACCAAAAATCCGCATCGTGATCGCCGACGACCACGCCGTGCTGCGCGAGTCGCTCGCGGCGCTGCTCGAGAGCCAGCCCGATTTCGAAGTCGTGGGCAAGGCGGCGAATGGCACCGAAGCTCTGGAACTCGCGCGGAAAGAGAAGCCGGAGATCCTCGTCCTCGACCTCTTCATGCCTGATCCGGATGGCTTTGAGGTGCTGCGCACCATCGACCGCAGCGGACAATTCGTCCACTCCGTCGTGCTCACCGGTTCGGAGAGCCAGCTCGATTACGCTCAGGCGGTGCGCTTCGGGGCGCGCGGCCTCGTGCTCAAGGGTGACGACCCCACCAAGCTCTTCACCGCCATCCGCGCGGTGGTGGCCGGGGAGCTGGCATTGTCTGACGACCTGGCGCAGCAGGTGCTCTCCACCATCGAAGATTCGCGCGGACAGAACAGCGCCCTCGCGCGCCTCTCCGACCGCGAGCGCCAGATCGCTTTCCTCGTCGCGCGCGGCATGAAGAATAAGGACATCGGAGTGGAGCTCGGCATCAGCGAGAACACGGTGAAGCGCCACCTGCAATCCACCTTCTCGAAGACCGGCGCCCGCGACCGTCTCGAACTCGCCGTGATGGCCTTGAGCGAGATCAAGGCAGCTTAG
- a CDS encoding glyoxalase, with protein sequence MKRTWTIIGVGDVPGSYKWYQSLFGQLQIPPAHDHFGQILDTDGTVLLCLHQWGAHEHPTLISPEEAPPGNGLLLFFRVDDFDMALRRARALVARLEEEPHVNPNTQTREFSLRDPDRYYVTISALSAPRPASRRPSRSG encoded by the coding sequence ATGAAACGCACATGGACGATCATTGGCGTAGGCGACGTTCCGGGGAGCTACAAATGGTACCAGTCGCTCTTTGGCCAGCTCCAGATCCCTCCAGCCCATGACCACTTTGGTCAGATCCTGGATACGGATGGAACCGTCTTGCTCTGCCTCCACCAGTGGGGCGCGCACGAACATCCCACCTTGATAAGTCCGGAGGAGGCGCCACCTGGCAACGGGCTCCTCTTGTTCTTCCGCGTCGACGACTTCGACATGGCACTGAGGAGGGCACGCGCTCTCGTCGCCCGGCTCGAAGAGGAGCCGCACGTGAACCCGAACACTCAAACAAGGGAGTTCTCACTCCGGGATCCGGACAGATACTACGTCACGATCAGTGCGCTCTCTGCGCCCCGGCCCGCGAGCAGGCGGCCTTCGCGGAGCGGGTGA
- a CDS encoding MerR family transcriptional regulator, whose amino-acid sequence MSRSKNAASKKSTEVHIPDKLYFRIGEVSKLCRLQAYVLRFWETEFPQLKPVKSSTGQRMYRKKDVEAVVRIKTLLYDEGFTIAGARQQLRTESRDSKTHQPALFGHAGGPGRSELRQLRSGLKEILSLLSARH is encoded by the coding sequence ATGAGCCGTTCGAAGAACGCCGCGAGCAAGAAGTCCACCGAAGTCCACATCCCCGACAAGCTCTACTTCCGCATCGGTGAAGTATCGAAGCTCTGCCGCTTGCAGGCCTACGTGCTGCGCTTCTGGGAGACGGAGTTTCCGCAACTCAAGCCGGTGAAGAGCTCGACCGGACAGCGCATGTACCGCAAGAAGGATGTGGAGGCGGTGGTCCGCATCAAGACGCTGCTCTACGACGAAGGCTTCACCATCGCGGGAGCGCGCCAGCAGCTCCGCACCGAGTCGCGCGACAGCAAGACGCACCAGCCGGCGCTGTTCGGACATGCGGGGGGTCCCGGACGCAGTGAGCTGCGCCAGCTCCGCTCCGGCCTCAAAGAGATACTTAGCCTGCTCTCGGCACGGCACTAG
- a CDS encoding GntR family transcriptional regulator: MDREWNDSQPIYRQLRDRVVAMILDGVLKEGDPLPSVRNVAAEYRVNPLTVLKGYQQLVDEGLVESRRGLGMFINAGARDLLLQGERQKFLGEEWPRIRATIQRLGLWPEDLLNGASPKSSEPKTTESESKAKKNDEKS; encoded by the coding sequence ATGGACCGTGAGTGGAACGACAGTCAGCCGATCTACCGCCAGCTTCGCGACCGCGTGGTCGCGATGATCCTCGACGGCGTGCTAAAGGAAGGCGATCCGCTTCCTTCGGTGCGCAACGTCGCGGCGGAGTATCGGGTGAATCCGCTCACGGTCCTCAAGGGTTACCAGCAACTGGTGGACGAAGGCCTGGTCGAATCCCGACGCGGCCTCGGCATGTTCATCAACGCCGGCGCGCGTGACCTGCTGCTGCAGGGCGAGCGGCAGAAGTTTTTGGGCGAGGAGTGGCCAAGGATCCGCGCCACCATCCAGCGGCTAGGCCTGTGGCCGGAAGACCTGCTGAACGGCGCATCGCCGAAGAGCTCGGAGCCGAAAACCACGGAGTCAGAGTCGAAAGCCAAGAAGAATGACGAGAAGAGTTGA
- a CDS encoding type IV pilus twitching motility protein PilT, producing the protein MVAHPTAAEGVVPAPALLVEAAAGSAKPAPTWVVERFEIDRYFAAQLALGASDIHLSAEVLPMARKDGEMVALAGFTARLSAADTERILGQMMPEKNAQEFRLRHDTDFAYEFGDDARFRCNVFMDRKGMAGVFRVIPGKILTAEQLGLSRDILKLCYLSKGLVVVTGPTGSGKSTTLCAMVDYVNRNRSDHIITIEDPIEFVHENKRCLINQREVHNHTDSFKNALRAALREDPDIVLVGEMRDLETISIAIETAETGHLVFGTLHTNTAPSTVDRIIDQFPTDRQPQIRIMLSESLKGVIAQTLCKKVGGGRIAALEVMICDHAIANLIREGKVMQIPSAMQTGRAKGNVTLNESLFELVKKKLVEPRDAYIKAVDKAGFESLLLRENLDATFIRGMTDAAATLPVRTAA; encoded by the coding sequence ATGGTCGCCCACCCCACCGCAGCGGAGGGTGTAGTACCGGCGCCAGCGTTGCTGGTTGAAGCTGCCGCCGGGAGCGCGAAGCCGGCGCCAACGTGGGTGGTTGAGCGGTTCGAGATCGACCGGTATTTCGCCGCGCAACTGGCGCTGGGGGCTTCCGACATCCATCTTTCGGCGGAAGTGCTGCCCATGGCGCGCAAGGATGGCGAGATGGTCGCGCTCGCCGGGTTCACTGCCCGGCTGAGCGCGGCGGATACCGAGCGCATCCTGGGGCAGATGATGCCGGAAAAGAACGCGCAGGAATTCCGGCTGCGCCACGACACCGATTTCGCTTACGAATTCGGCGACGACGCGCGCTTTCGCTGCAACGTGTTCATGGACCGCAAAGGCATGGCGGGGGTGTTCCGCGTGATCCCCGGCAAGATCCTCACCGCCGAGCAGCTCGGCTTGTCGCGCGACATCTTGAAACTCTGTTACTTGAGCAAGGGCCTGGTGGTGGTGACCGGGCCGACGGGCAGCGGGAAATCGACTACGCTGTGCGCGATGGTAGATTATGTGAACCGCAACCGCAGCGACCACATCATCACCATCGAAGACCCCATCGAGTTCGTGCACGAGAACAAGCGCTGCCTCATCAATCAGCGTGAGGTCCACAACCACACCGACTCATTCAAGAACGCGCTGCGCGCGGCGCTGCGCGAGGATCCCGACATCGTTCTGGTCGGCGAGATGCGTGATCTGGAGACCATCTCCATCGCCATCGAGACGGCCGAGACCGGCCACCTCGTCTTCGGCACGCTGCACACCAACACCGCGCCTTCGACGGTCGATCGCATCATCGATCAGTTCCCCACCGACCGCCAGCCGCAGATCCGCATCATGCTCTCGGAGTCGCTGAAGGGAGTGATCGCGCAGACGCTGTGCAAGAAGGTCGGCGGCGGCCGTATCGCGGCGCTGGAAGTGATGATCTGCGATCATGCCATCGCAAACCTCATCCGCGAAGGCAAGGTGATGCAGATCCCCTCCGCCATGCAGACGGGCAGAGCGAAAGGCAACGTCACGCTGAACGAGTCGCTCTTTGAGCTGGTCAAGAAGAAGCTCGTCGAGCCCCGCGACGCCTACATCAAAGCCGTCGACAAGGCGGGATTCGAAAGCCTCTTGCTGCGAGAGAACCTTGACGCTACGTTCATCCGCGGCATGACGGATGCCGCCGCCACTCTTCCCGTAAGAACGGCGGCCTGA
- the purH gene encoding bifunctional phosphoribosylaminoimidazolecarboxamide formyltransferase/IMP cyclohydrolase — translation MAKIERALLSVTDKTGLVEFAKSLSAMNVELVSTGGTAKLLREAGIAVRDISDLTGFPEMLDGRVKTLHPKVHGGILHMRGKKEHVAAVEAHGIQPIDMVVVNLYAFEKTAEKPGVEFDEVIENIDIGGPSMVRSAAKNFRDVAIVTSPADYAAVVSEMQASGGSLSLATKWRMAQQAFALTAAYDSAIAATLETIGVEGEKFEKQEDPGGFPASFPATLRLAYRKNMDLRYGENPHQKAALYSDGSGKGVANGRQLQGKELSYNNIVDLQAAWDLAQEFTEPVVAIIKHTNPSGTATGKTLLEAYKKALEADPVSAFGGVIGVNRPIDGPTAEEMARLFVEAIAAPGFDAEAREKFAAKKNLRLMEIAGTEPKWVMKNVSGGLLLQDEDHRPLTDADLKIVSQRKPTPEEMRAMLFAWKVAKHVKSNAIVYARDGQSIGVGAGQMSRVDSTKIGAMKAVLPIKGTVAASDAFFPFPDGVEVIAQAGATAIISPGGSVRDQEVIDVADRLGLAMVFTGVRHFRH, via the coding sequence GTGGCCAAGATCGAGCGCGCGCTGTTGAGCGTCACCGACAAGACCGGGCTGGTGGAATTCGCAAAATCACTGTCCGCGATGAACGTGGAGCTGGTCTCTACGGGCGGCACGGCGAAGCTGCTGCGCGAGGCTGGCATCGCGGTGCGCGATATCTCGGACCTCACCGGCTTTCCCGAGATGCTCGATGGCCGCGTCAAGACGCTGCATCCCAAAGTGCACGGCGGCATCCTGCACATGCGCGGAAAAAAGGAACACGTGGCCGCGGTCGAAGCCCACGGCATCCAGCCCATCGACATGGTGGTGGTCAACCTCTACGCCTTCGAGAAGACGGCGGAGAAGCCGGGCGTGGAGTTCGACGAGGTCATCGAGAACATCGATATCGGCGGGCCCAGCATGGTGCGCTCGGCGGCGAAGAACTTCCGCGACGTCGCCATCGTCACCTCGCCGGCGGACTACGCCGCCGTCGTTTCCGAGATGCAGGCGAGCGGCGGCTCGCTCTCGCTCGCGACCAAGTGGCGCATGGCGCAGCAGGCCTTCGCGCTGACCGCGGCTTACGACTCGGCTATCGCCGCGACGCTGGAGACAATCGGCGTGGAAGGCGAGAAGTTCGAGAAGCAGGAAGACCCGGGCGGCTTCCCTGCTTCGTTCCCTGCAACCCTGCGCCTTGCCTACCGCAAGAACATGGACCTGCGCTACGGCGAGAACCCGCACCAGAAGGCGGCGCTGTACTCCGACGGCTCGGGAAAAGGCGTGGCCAACGGAAGACAGCTTCAGGGCAAGGAACTTTCCTACAACAATATCGTGGACCTGCAAGCGGCGTGGGACCTGGCGCAGGAATTCACCGAGCCTGTGGTCGCGATCATCAAGCACACCAATCCATCCGGCACCGCCACGGGCAAGACCTTGCTCGAGGCCTACAAGAAAGCGCTCGAAGCCGACCCGGTCTCGGCCTTCGGGGGCGTGATCGGCGTGAATCGGCCGATCGATGGGCCCACGGCGGAAGAGATGGCCAGGCTTTTCGTGGAAGCCATCGCCGCGCCCGGCTTCGATGCCGAGGCGCGCGAGAAGTTCGCCGCCAAGAAGAATCTCCGTCTGATGGAGATCGCGGGAACGGAACCGAAGTGGGTGATGAAGAACGTCTCCGGCGGATTGCTGTTGCAGGATGAAGACCACCGTCCACTCACCGACGCCGACTTGAAGATCGTCTCCCAGCGCAAGCCGACTCCGGAAGAGATGCGCGCAATGCTCTTCGCCTGGAAGGTCGCGAAGCACGTGAAGTCGAACGCCATCGTCTACGCCCGCGATGGACAGTCCATAGGCGTGGGTGCGGGGCAGATGTCGCGCGTCGATTCCACCAAGATCGGCGCGATGAAAGCAGTGCTGCCGATCAAGGGGACCGTCGCCGCCTCCGACGCCTTCTTTCCCTTCCCCGACGGCGTGGAAGTGATCGCACAAGCGGGCGCGACCGCCATCATCTCGCCCGGCGGTTCGGTGCGCGACCAGGAAGTGATCGACGTGGCCGACCGGCTCGGCCTGGCGATGGTGTTCACCGGCGTGCGCCACTTCCGCCACTGA
- a CDS encoding helix-turn-helix domain-containing protein: MNIGETIRNFRLQKGMSQGDIEKRTGLLRCYLSRVENGHTIPSLDTLAKIAGAMELPLAQFFADHAGENGGAKNAPQLSEDEVRFLTQIRRYSAALNDSDRKLVLAMVKKMAASAGK; this comes from the coding sequence ATGAACATCGGCGAGACGATCCGCAATTTCCGCCTGCAAAAAGGCATGTCGCAGGGTGACATCGAGAAGCGTACTGGGCTATTGCGCTGCTATCTCTCGCGCGTAGAAAACGGCCACACCATCCCTTCGCTCGATACCCTTGCCAAGATAGCCGGCGCGATGGAATTACCGCTGGCGCAATTCTTCGCTGACCACGCCGGTGAGAATGGCGGCGCCAAGAACGCGCCTCAGCTCTCCGAAGATGAGGTCCGCTTCCTCACCCAGATCCGGCGCTACTCGGCCGCGCTGAACGATAGCGACCGCAAGCTGGTGCTGGCCATGGTGAAGAAGATGGCCGCCAGCGCGGGCAAGTAG
- a CDS encoding PilZ domain-containing protein yields MPLKYRRVGEQEWHAGVAENISQTGIFFRGDRGLTEQEVIEINFSLRAVSAPEGSGSARSSPQPCTAIIIRTDRSRAGNKPGFGTRFLD; encoded by the coding sequence GTGCCGCTGAAATATCGCCGCGTCGGCGAGCAGGAGTGGCACGCCGGCGTGGCCGAGAACATCAGCCAGACCGGCATCTTCTTCCGCGGCGACCGTGGCCTGACCGAGCAAGAGGTCATCGAGATCAACTTCAGCTTGCGCGCCGTATCCGCCCCGGAGGGCTCGGGCTCCGCGCGGAGTTCTCCGCAGCCCTGCACCGCGATCATCATCCGCACCGACCGCTCGCGGGCGGGGAACAAGCCCGGCTTTGGTACCCGCTTCCTCGACTAG
- a CDS encoding ABC transporter permease, with the protein MNTTAMHDSAVGAQAMAPAEISAMQRFLWSLRRELWENRYLYLAPLAVAALILAGFALGLVHLPDKLRAAAALDPMKLHGTINQPYTFAALLLMFTTFLVGTFYCLDALYGERRDRSILFWKSLPVSDLTAVLAKASIPFVVIPLGTWGLTVVTQAIMLLLASSRLLGTDLSVWSHVSFGQDSWILFYHLVVGHGFWYAPIWGWLLLCSAWSRRAPYLWATLPLLAVGLVEKIAFNTTHFGQWLAYRFAGDPGGAPAAKEKVMTMAAMTPPLSHFLSSPGMWFGLALGAAFLAAAVRLRRQQGPI; encoded by the coding sequence ATGAACACCACTGCCATGCACGACTCGGCTGTCGGCGCGCAGGCCATGGCGCCGGCCGAGATCTCGGCGATGCAGCGCTTCCTCTGGTCCCTGCGCCGCGAGCTGTGGGAGAACCGCTACCTCTACCTCGCGCCGCTCGCGGTCGCAGCTCTGATCCTCGCGGGTTTCGCACTCGGCTTGGTCCATTTGCCCGACAAGCTGCGTGCCGCTGCGGCGCTCGACCCGATGAAACTGCACGGAACCATCAACCAGCCGTACACTTTTGCCGCATTGCTGCTCATGTTCACCACGTTCCTGGTGGGGACGTTCTATTGCCTCGACGCGCTGTATGGCGAGCGTCGCGACCGCAGCATCCTGTTCTGGAAGTCGCTGCCCGTCTCCGACCTCACGGCGGTGCTGGCGAAGGCGAGCATCCCGTTCGTCGTCATCCCGCTTGGGACTTGGGGCCTCACCGTGGTCACGCAGGCCATCATGCTGTTGCTGGCCAGCAGCAGGCTGCTGGGGACAGATCTCAGCGTTTGGTCGCACGTTTCCTTCGGACAAGATTCGTGGATCCTCTTCTACCACCTCGTCGTCGGACACGGCTTCTGGTACGCGCCCATCTGGGGATGGCTGCTGCTGTGCTCCGCGTGGTCGCGCCGCGCGCCCTATCTCTGGGCCACGCTGCCGCTGCTCGCCGTTGGGCTGGTCGAGAAGATCGCCTTCAACACGACGCACTTCGGCCAGTGGCTCGCGTACCGCTTCGCGGGTGACCCGGGCGGCGCACCGGCCGCTAAGGAGAAGGTGATGACGATGGCCGCCATGACGCCGCCGTTGAGTCACTTCCTCAGCAGTCCAGGCATGTGGTTCGGACTGGCGCTCGGCGCCGCGTTCCTCGCCGCCGCTGTCCGCCTGCGCCGGCAACAAGGACCGATCTGA